One part of the Phragmites australis chromosome 3, lpPhrAust1.1, whole genome shotgun sequence genome encodes these proteins:
- the LOC133911995 gene encoding protein indeterminate-domain 16-like produces MALVKSHHQMLASSSTCSSSPSASLQRQPPAPPPSSSTSCLADQPSPAKRKRRPPGTPDPDAEVVALAPRTLLESDRYLCEICGQGFQREQNLQMHRRRHKVPWRLVKRAAGGEDGTGAGGNGGGGGGAAGARKRVFVCPEPSCLHHDPAHALGDLVGIKKHFRRKHGGRRQWVCARCAKGYAVQSDYKAHLKTCGTRGHSCDCGRVFSRVESFIEHQDACNSVRMRGEVVPVPSTLPVIRPAPAPRPPPAVVPPQPPPPELQLLPASTTAPLTATTAFSTITTTSHEPHATTTKLQLSIGPIAASNGIAAAAAATAVDEEMEQAMEEKAAADAARERARVEAAAAERALEEARRARQRARAELEKACALRDHAARLLAQVTCHACRQRSLAISLAVAAGGEGHGGPAVACDPMRGGGVGAGI; encoded by the exons ATGGCACTGGTCAAGAGCCACCACCAAatgctggcctcctcctccacctgctCGTCCTCCCCCTCGGCATCTCTGCAGCGGCAGCCGCCGGCGCCTCCCCCGTCCTCGTCCACCTCCTGCCTCGCCGACCAGCCGTCCCCCGCCAAGCGCAAGAGGCGCCCGCCCGGCACACcgg ACCCTGATGCGGAGGTGGTGGCGCTGGCGCCGCGGACGCTGCTGGAGTCGGACCGGTACTTGTGCGAGATCTGCGGGCAGGGGTTCCAGCGGGAGCAGAACCTGCAGATGCACCGGCGGCGGCACAAGGTGCCGTGGCGGCTGGTGAAGCGGGCGGCTGGCGGGGAGGATGGCACGGGCGCGGGAGGGaacggaggcggaggcggcggggcgGCTGGGGCACGGAAGCGGGTGTTCGTGTGCCCGGAGCCAAGCTGCCTCCACCACGACCCGGCGCACGCGCTGGGCGACCTGGTGGGCATCAAGAAGCACTTCCGGCGCAAGCACGGCGGGCGGCGGCAGTGGGTCTGCGCCCGCTGCGCCAAGGGCTACGCCGTGCAGTCCGACTACAAGGCGCACCTCAAGACCTGCGGCACCCGCGGGCACTCCTGCGACTGCGGCCGCGTCTTCTCGCG GGTGGAAAGCTTCATAGAGCACCAGGATGCCTGCAACTCCGTCCGGATGCGCGGCGAGGTGGTGCCCGTACCGTCGACGCTCCCGGTCATCCGTCCGGCGCCCGCTCCGAGGCCTCCGCCTGCGGTGGTGCCGCCGCAGCCACCACCGCCGGAGCTCCAGCTCCTCCCTGCCTCCACGACAGCGCCGTTGACCGCCACGACTGCATTTTCCACGATCACGACCACATCCCATGAACCCCATGCAACGACGACGAAGCTACAGCTCTCCATCGGGCCCATCGCGGCCTCCAACGgcattgccgccgccgccgccgccacagcgGTCGACGAGGAGATGGAGCAGGCGATGGAGGAGAAGGCCGCGGCGGACGCGGCGCGGGAGCGGGCGCGCgtggaggccgcggcggcggagcgcgcgctggaggaggctcgCCGCGCGCGGCAGCGGGCCCGGGCCGAGCTCGAGAAGGCGTGCGCGCTGCGCGACCACGCCGCGCGGCTGCTGGCGCAGGTCACCTGCCACGCGTGCCGGCAGCGGTCGCTCGCGATTTCACTGGCCGTCGCGGCGGGCGGCGAGGGCCACGGCGGCCCGGCAGTGGCCTGCGACCCCATGAGGGGAGGAGGCGTAGGAGCAGGAATCTAG
- the LOC133911996 gene encoding protein Barley B recombinant-like, with product MDDDGSLGIRNWGFYETVKGSLGLQLMSSVASDRDTKPLLPNGSTFLQHHGHHNAPHQQHPQHLHHPRDCGGASGGMPTEPPSVHMDFVRNEAWLHPSQHQHPRQQKVLHHLPVGPVGHVGHPAVHHHPTGYGMMTDPHGVHTLQMMQPQAQAQAQAQPQPQDPPPSKEESMPPPLIEDHSVVKNEPPVKKRQQRRQPKSPKPKKPKKVAAPREDGVPNRPAPRGRGPRKTVGMVINGIDLDLSRIATPVCSCTGAPQQCYRWGAGGWQSACCTTSISIYPLPMNAKRRGARIAGRKMSQGAFKKVLEKLAGEGYNLANPIDLKTFWAKHGTNKFVTIR from the coding sequence ATGGACGACGACGGCAGCCTAGGTATTCGCAATTGGGGCTTCTACGAGACGGTGAAAGGCAGTCTCGGCCTGCAGCTGATGTCGTCGGTGGCCTCCGACCGGGACACGAAGCCACTGCTCCCAAACGGCAGTACCTTCTTGCAGCACCATGGGCATCACAATGCCCCGCACCAGCAACACCCACAACATTTGCACCATCCCCGTGACTGTGGCGGTGCCTCTGGCGGCATGCCCACAGAGCCGCCATCTGTACACATGGACTTTGTGCGCAATGAAGCTTGGTTGCACCCCTCGCAGCATCAGCATCCCCGTCAACAGAAGGTCCTTCACCATCTCCCTGTTGGACCAGTTGGACATGTTGGCCATCCTGCCGTGCATCACCACCCTACTGGCTATGGGATGATGACGGACCCACATGGCGTGCACACTCTGCAGATGATGCAGCCACAGGCACAGGCACAGGCACAGGCACAGCCGCAGCCGCAGGATCCTCCTCCATCGAAGGAGGAGAGCATGCCACCACCGCTTATTGAGGACCATTCTGTGGTAAAGAATGAACCGCCAGTGAAGAAGAGGCAGCAACGTCGGCAACCTAAGTCACCAAAGCCAAAGAAGCCTAAGAAGGTTGCTGCTCCGCGGGAGGATGGGGTGCCCAATAGGCCTGCGCCCCGAGGAAGGGGACCAAGGAAGACCGTGGGCATGGTGATTAACGGTATTGATTTGGACCTTTCAAGGATAGCAACACCTGTGTGCTCATGCACTGGAGCTCCCCAGCAATGCTACAGGTGGGGTGCAGGTGGCTGGCAGTCTGCATGCTGCACCACTTCTATTTCGATATATCCACTGCCAATGAACGCGAAGCGTCGGGGCGCACGCATTGCTGGAAGGAAGATGAGCCAAGGTGCATTCAAAAAAGTGCTTGAGAAGCTAGCTGGCGAAGGCTACAACCTTGCTAATCCGATTGACTTGAAGACCTTTTGGGCCAAGCATGGCACAAACAAGTTTGTAACGATCAGGTAA